A DNA window from Arachis duranensis cultivar V14167 unplaced genomic scaffold, aradu.V14167.gnm2.J7QH unplaced_Scaffold_65126, whole genome shotgun sequence contains the following coding sequences:
- the LOC127744606 gene encoding NADH dehydrogenase [ubiquinone] iron-sulfur protein 3, with product MENQSIFQYSWETLPISWVKKMERSEHGNRSDTNTDYLFQLLCFLKLHTYTRVQVSIDICGVDYPSRKRRFEVVYNLLSTRYNSRIRVQTCADEVTRISPVVSLFPSAGRWEREVWDMFGVSSINHPDLRRISTDYGFEGHPLRKDLPLSGYVEVRYDDPEKRVVSEPIEMTQEFRYFDFSSPWEQRSDG from the coding sequence ATGGAGAACCAATCCATTTTCCAATATAGTTGGGAGACTTTACCCATTTCTTgggtaaaaaaaatggaaagatCGGAACATGGGAATAGATCTGATACCAATACGGACTACCTATTTCAATTGTTGTGCTTTCTTAAATTGCATACCTATACAAGGGTTCAAGTTTCGATCGATATTTGCGGAGTTGATTATCCCTCTCGAAAACGAAGATTCGAAGTGGTCTATAATTTACTGAGTACTCGGTATAACTCACGCATTCGTGTACAAACCTGTGCAGACGAAGTAACACGAATATCTCCGGTAGTCAGTCTATTTCCGTCAGCCGGCCGGTGGGAGCGAGAAGTTTGGGATATGTTTGGTGTTTCTTCCATCAATCATCCGGATCTACGCCGTATATCAACAGATTATGGTTTCGAGGGTCATCCATTACGAAAAGACCTTCCTCTGAGTGGATATGTAGAAGTACGCTATGATGATCCAGAGAAACGTgtggtttctgaacccattgaGATGACCCAAGAATTTCGCTATTTCGATTTTTCTAGTCCTTGGGAACAGCGTAGCGACGGATAA